In one Salipiger abyssi genomic region, the following are encoded:
- the pcaC gene encoding 4-carboxymuconolactone decarboxylase: MSESFDKGMQVRREVLGNAHVDRAEAGKTEFDLPFQTLITESAWGTVWASDRITRRERSMLTLALLAATGNFEEIPMHIRATANTGASKGDVAEALQHVAIYAGVPKANHALKLAKQTYAEMEESEK, from the coding sequence GTGAGCGAGAGCTTCGACAAAGGCATGCAGGTGCGCCGCGAGGTGCTGGGCAATGCCCATGTGGACCGCGCCGAGGCCGGCAAGACCGAATTCGACCTGCCGTTTCAGACCCTGATCACCGAAAGCGCCTGGGGCACCGTATGGGCCTCCGACCGCATCACCCGGCGCGAGCGCTCGATGCTGACCCTCGCGCTGCTGGCGGCGACCGGCAATTTCGAGGAAATCCCGATGCATATCCGGGCCACCGCCAATACCGGCGCCTCCAAGGGGGATGTCGCCGAGGCGCTGCAACATGTGGCGATCTATGCCGGCGTGCCGAAAGCCAACCACGCGCTCAAGCTGGCAAAGCAAACCTATGCGGAAATGGAGGAGAGTGAGAAATGA
- the pcaD gene encoding 3-oxoadipate enol-lactonase, which yields MQALKRDWGSMHLRITEGDGTALVFINSLGTDLRMWDDVVARLPEGWSSLRMDKRGHGLSGTAPQGYGIPDLAEDVLAAMDHAGLSKAVIVGCSIGGLIAQHIALMAPERVICLVLSNTAPMLGPADGWLSRIDGVRANGMAAMADGILPRWFGPDMLAAPEAALWRTMLARTDPEGYIATCAAIAGTDITDRLGEITQPALVIGGQHDQATPPEVVEKLAAALPRADLTMFDRAGHLPAIEQPELFTRTLTKFVERTIQ from the coding sequence ATGCAGGCATTGAAACGCGACTGGGGCAGCATGCATCTGCGTATCACCGAAGGTGACGGCACGGCGCTGGTCTTCATCAACTCGCTCGGCACCGATCTGCGGATGTGGGACGATGTCGTCGCCCGTCTGCCCGAGGGCTGGTCGAGCCTGCGCATGGACAAGCGCGGACACGGGCTGAGCGGCACCGCGCCGCAGGGCTACGGCATCCCCGATCTGGCCGAGGACGTGCTGGCCGCGATGGACCATGCCGGGCTGAGCAAGGCGGTGATCGTCGGCTGTTCCATCGGCGGGCTCATCGCGCAGCATATCGCGCTGATGGCACCGGAGCGGGTGATCTGCCTGGTGCTGTCGAACACCGCGCCGATGCTGGGGCCGGCGGATGGCTGGCTGAGCCGCATCGACGGCGTGCGCGCCAACGGCATGGCGGCGATGGCCGACGGCATCCTGCCGCGCTGGTTCGGCCCCGACATGCTGGCCGCGCCCGAGGCCGCCCTGTGGCGCACCATGCTCGCCCGGACCGATCCGGAGGGCTATATCGCCACCTGCGCCGCCATTGCCGGAACCGACATCACCGACCGGCTGGGCGAGATCACCCAGCCCGCGCTGGTGATCGGCGGGCAGCACGATCAGGCGACACCGCCGGAGGTGGTGGAAAAGCTCGCCGCCGCCCTGCCCCGCGCCGATCTCACCATGTTCGACCGCGCCGGCCACCTGCCGGCAATCGAGCAGCCCGAGCTTTTCACCCGCACCCTGACGAAATTCGTGGAAAGGACCATCCAGTGA
- a CDS encoding 3-oxoacid CoA-transferase subunit A: MNKVTSTTAEAVASIPDGARVMIGGFGGSGAPIELIHALIDRFRATGSPKNLTVINNNAGNGSIGIAAMIKAGMVAKMVCSFPRSSNAEAFNEKYLAGEIELELVPQGTLAERIRAAGAGIPAFYTPSSYGTELAEGKPTEEFDGKMYVRERWLKADVALIKGQKGDPMGNLTYRLAGRNFNPLMAMAADRTVAQVAELGEPGSIDPEQVITPGIFVDTVVEVPEPQQEEVLVRTGVVY; the protein is encoded by the coding sequence ATGAACAAAGTCACGTCCACCACGGCCGAGGCGGTCGCGTCGATCCCCGACGGCGCCCGGGTGATGATCGGCGGTTTCGGCGGCTCCGGCGCGCCGATCGAGCTGATCCACGCGCTGATCGACCGCTTTCGCGCCACCGGCAGCCCGAAGAACCTCACCGTCATCAACAACAATGCCGGCAACGGATCCATCGGCATCGCCGCGATGATCAAGGCGGGCATGGTGGCCAAGATGGTCTGCTCCTTCCCGCGCTCGTCCAATGCCGAAGCGTTCAACGAGAAATACCTCGCCGGCGAGATCGAGCTGGAGCTGGTGCCGCAGGGCACGCTGGCCGAACGCATCCGCGCCGCCGGCGCCGGCATCCCGGCCTTCTACACGCCGTCGAGCTACGGCACCGAGCTGGCCGAGGGCAAACCGACCGAGGAATTCGACGGCAAGATGTATGTGCGCGAGCGCTGGCTCAAGGCCGATGTCGCGCTGATCAAGGGCCAGAAGGGCGACCCGATGGGCAACCTCACCTACCGGCTGGCCGGGCGCAACTTCAACCCGCTCATGGCGATGGCCGCCGACCGGACCGTCGCGCAGGTGGCCGAGCTTGGCGAACCCGGCAGCATCGACCCCGAGCAGGTCATCACCCCCGGCATCTTTGTCGACACCGTCGTCGAGGTGCCCGAACCGCAACAGGAAGAAGTGCTCGTGCGCACGGGAGTGGTCTACTGA
- a CDS encoding LysR substrate-binding domain-containing protein gives MNIPSGLKLRHLEAFLTVAQAGTISAAARLRNVSQPALSKTISELEALLGAQLFERTGRRAVLTPAGENFRAHARASLQSLEAGVRDLSGQAAGLVKVGVLPTVAGGFFPLVALAFSQARPDARIGIVTGPNRYLLDRLRGGKIDLMVGRMPQAADMPGLSFEYLYDEPILLVARAGHPALDLPVEEALLRYPLILPNPGAIIRQNVNQYLAAMGLSDVAPVFETVALPAALTLLERSEMLWFISRGVVERELARGSLAALDLRSEYMAGAVGLTRKFTFDENSPADLLARLLHRRAKEDVARR, from the coding sequence ATGAATATACCGAGCGGATTGAAGCTGCGCCATCTGGAGGCGTTTCTGACCGTCGCCCAGGCGGGCACGATCTCGGCCGCGGCGCGGCTGCGCAACGTGTCGCAGCCGGCGCTGTCGAAAACCATTTCCGAGCTGGAGGCGCTGCTCGGCGCGCAGCTTTTCGAGCGCACGGGACGGCGCGCGGTGCTGACGCCGGCGGGCGAGAATTTCCGCGCCCATGCCCGCGCGTCGCTGCAAAGCCTTGAGGCCGGCGTGCGCGATCTCTCGGGGCAGGCGGCGGGGCTGGTCAAGGTGGGGGTGCTGCCGACCGTGGCGGGCGGCTTCTTCCCCTTGGTGGCGCTGGCGTTTTCGCAGGCCCGCCCGGATGCGCGGATCGGTATCGTCACCGGGCCGAACCGCTATCTGCTCGACCGGCTGCGCGGCGGCAAGATCGACCTGATGGTCGGGCGCATGCCGCAGGCCGCCGACATGCCGGGCCTGTCCTTCGAATATCTCTATGACGAGCCGATCCTGCTGGTGGCGCGGGCAGGCCACCCGGCGCTGGATCTGCCGGTGGAGGAGGCGCTGCTGCGCTATCCGCTCATCCTGCCCAATCCCGGCGCGATCATCCGGCAGAACGTCAACCAGTATCTCGCGGCGATGGGGCTGTCGGACGTCGCGCCGGTCTTCGAGACGGTGGCGTTGCCGGCGGCGCTGACGCTCCTGGAGCGTTCAGAGATGCTCTGGTTCATCTCGCGCGGGGTGGTGGAGCGGGAGCTGGCGCGCGGCAGCCTCGCCGCGCTCGATCTCAGATCGGAGTACATGGCGGGGGCGGTGGGGCTCACCCGCAAGTTCACCTTCGACGAGAACAGCCCAGCCGATCTTCTGGCGCGGCTGCTGCACCGGCGGGCGAAAGAGGATGTCGCCCGCCGGTGA
- the pcaF gene encoding 3-oxoadipyl-CoA thiolase, whose amino-acid sequence MTDVYICDYIRTPVGRYGGALSSVRADDLAAIPLRTLAERNPGLDLAAIDEVIMGCANQAGEDNRNVARMALLLAGYPETVPGTTMNRLCGSGMDAVITAARAIKAGEAELIVAGGAESMSRAPFVMPKATAAFTRANSVEDTTIGWRFVNPLMKAQYGVDSMPETAENVAEDFDISRADQDAFALRSQQKAGAAMENGRLAREIVAVTIPRRKGDPLVVDRDEHPRPETTLEALQKLKTFVKADGTVTAGNSSGVNDGAAALVLASKAAAEQHGLRPIARVLGGATAGVAPRIMGFGPAPASKKLMARLGLKQEDFAVIELNEAFASQGLATLRDLGIADDDPRVNRNGGAISIGHPLGMSGARITGTAMLDLKPGEKSLSTMCIGVGQGIAIALEAL is encoded by the coding sequence ATGACCGACGTCTATATCTGCGACTATATCCGCACCCCCGTGGGCCGCTACGGCGGCGCGCTCTCCTCGGTGCGGGCCGACGATCTGGCGGCGATCCCGCTGCGCACGCTGGCCGAGCGCAACCCGGGGCTGGACCTCGCCGCCATCGACGAGGTGATCATGGGCTGCGCCAACCAGGCCGGCGAGGACAACCGCAACGTGGCGCGCATGGCGCTGCTGCTCGCGGGCTATCCCGAAACCGTGCCCGGCACGACCATGAACCGGCTCTGCGGCTCGGGCATGGATGCGGTGATCACCGCCGCCCGCGCCATCAAGGCCGGCGAGGCCGAGCTGATCGTCGCCGGCGGCGCCGAAAGCATGAGCCGCGCGCCCTTCGTCATGCCCAAGGCCACCGCCGCCTTCACCCGCGCCAACAGCGTCGAGGACACCACCATCGGCTGGCGCTTCGTCAACCCGCTGATGAAGGCGCAATACGGCGTCGACAGCATGCCCGAGACGGCGGAGAACGTGGCCGAGGATTTCGACATCTCGCGCGCCGATCAGGATGCCTTTGCCCTGCGCTCGCAGCAAAAGGCCGGCGCGGCGATGGAGAATGGTCGCCTCGCACGGGAGATCGTCGCGGTGACCATCCCGCGCCGCAAGGGCGACCCGCTGGTGGTGGATCGCGACGAGCATCCGCGCCCCGAAACCACGCTCGAAGCGCTGCAAAAGCTCAAGACCTTCGTGAAGGCCGACGGCACGGTGACGGCGGGCAATTCCTCGGGCGTCAATGACGGCGCGGCGGCGCTTGTGCTGGCCAGCAAGGCGGCGGCGGAACAGCACGGGCTGCGCCCCATTGCCCGCGTTCTGGGCGGCGCCACCGCCGGCGTCGCGCCGCGCATCATGGGCTTTGGCCCCGCCCCCGCCTCGAAAAAGCTGATGGCGCGGCTCGGGCTTAAACAGGAGGATTTCGCGGTGATCGAGCTCAACGAGGCCTTTGCCTCGCAAGGGCTCGCCACGCTGCGCGATCTGGGCATTGCCGATGACGACCCGCGCGTGAACCGCAATGGCGGCGCGATCTCCATCGGCCACCCGCTCGGCATGTCGGGCGCCCGCATCACCGGCACCGCCATGCTCGACCTGAAGCCGGGCGAGAAATCGCTCTCGACCATGTGCATCGGCGTCGGCCAGGGCATCGCCATCGCGCTCGAAGCGCTCTGA
- a CDS encoding 3-oxoacid CoA-transferase subunit B, translated as MEDKLSNAQIAWRAAQDIEDGSYVNLGIGFPELIAKFQPEGRDVTYHTENGVLGFGAAPEPGQEDWDLINAGKKAITLKPGASFFHHADSFSMVRGGHLDLAVLGAYQVAQNGDLANWRVGSKGVPAVGGAMDLVHGARRVAVITDHVTKDGGAKLVETCTFPLTGVGCVTRVYTSLAVVDVQDGHFVLREKLPAISMEALQAVTGATLHTDGPVGDLIVPEDL; from the coding sequence ATGGAAGACAAGCTCTCGAACGCCCAGATCGCCTGGCGCGCGGCACAGGATATCGAGGACGGCTCCTATGTGAATCTCGGCATCGGCTTTCCCGAGCTGATCGCCAAGTTCCAGCCCGAGGGCCGCGACGTGACCTATCACACCGAGAACGGCGTGCTGGGCTTTGGTGCCGCCCCCGAGCCGGGGCAGGAAGACTGGGATCTGATCAATGCCGGCAAGAAGGCGATCACGCTGAAACCCGGCGCGTCGTTCTTTCACCACGCCGACAGCTTTTCGATGGTGCGCGGCGGGCATCTCGATCTGGCGGTGCTGGGCGCCTATCAGGTCGCGCAGAACGGCGATCTGGCCAACTGGCGCGTCGGCTCCAAGGGCGTGCCCGCTGTCGGCGGCGCGATGGATCTGGTGCATGGCGCCAGGCGCGTGGCAGTGATCACCGATCATGTCACCAAGGATGGCGGCGCCAAGCTGGTCGAGACCTGCACCTTCCCGCTGACCGGCGTCGGCTGCGTCACCCGCGTCTATACCTCGCTCGCGGTGGTGGATGTGCAGGACGGCCATTTCGTGCTGCGCGAAAAGCTGCCCGCCATCTCGATGGAGGCGCTTCAGGCGGTGACCGGCGCCACGCTGCATACCGACGGCCCCGTCGGCGACCTGATCGTACCGGAGGATCTGTGA